TGCTTTTGATTCTACAGATTTTCAGAACTTTCTCGATCAAAATCTGGATACTTCCAGAGTGGTGTTTTCATCCTTAGGCAGTTATTCTATGGATGATTTGTTGAAATCAATCAATAGATATTTGAAAGAGGTTCCAGTCATCCGCAAGAACCGAGAAAGGGTGCAGGTCAATGGTTTTAGTCCGGAGAAAATCACAGAGCATAAAGACATCACGCAGGCTCATGTAGCTTTAGGCAGTCGCGCATTTGATACCCATTCGGATCAGCGGATTCCTTTTTTTGTGTTGAATAATATTCTTGGAGGGCAAAGCATGACTTCTAAGCTCAACCTTTCCCTGAGAGAGAAACATGGGATGGTGTATCATGCGGAGAGCAATTTCATGTCCTTTTCTGATACGGGGATGTTTGCGCTTTTTTATGCTACAGAACCAAAGAAAGTGAAGAAATCTCTGGACATCGTGCACAAGGAGTTCGAAAGGTTGAAAAATGAGGCCTTAGGTGTGAAACAGTTGCAGATGGCCAAAGAACAAATCAAAGGGCAGTTGGCGATTGCTGAGGAAAACAATCAACACTATATGCTGATGATGGCGAAAAGCATTTTGAATTTTGGGAAGATTGAACCCTTAGAATCTATCTTTTCGAAAATTGATCATGTGACTGCCGAAAAGTTACAGGACTTGGCCAAAGAAATGCTGAACATGGAGAATATGTCTCAGCTTATTTATATCCCTAACAAATAGCCGTATTACATGCCTTTTGTTTTTCTAATTGCAGTTTTTTTAGCAATTTAAGTTAGATAAAAAGTAAGGTTATGAATTATTGGCTTGTGAAGTCAGAACCCAATGCATATTCATGGGATGATCTGGTCAAATTAGGCAGGGATCACTGGGATGGAGTGCGAAATTATGCGGCTAGAAAGCATATGCAAACTATGTCAGAGGGTGATCATGTATTATTTTATCATAGTGTGAAGGAAAAGTCTATCGTAGGGATTGCTAAGGTAGTGAGAGAGCACTATCCCGACCCAACCACAGATGATGATAGATGGGTAGCAGTGGATCTCGAGCCAGTGAAAAAACTGGAAAAGCCAGTCACGCTAGATCAAATAAAGGCTGAGAAGGAACTCTCAGATATGGTGTTGCTGAAGATTTCAAGATTGTCAGTTCAGCCGGTGACAGAATTTGAGTTTAATTTCATTTTAAAAATGGGTGCAGAATAATATGTGCAGAAAATTGCTTCTATACATGCTGTTGATCTTGATCAGCACATCGAATGTTTGGTCTCAAGACAATGATACCCTGGCATCCTTGATCTCTCAGACAAAGCGGGTAGAATACGAGGTGTCCAATCAGGATTTGAGGTTTGAGTTGGTACAAGCCGATCAGGAAGGTGTCATGATCGTTCGGGAAACCAGTATTAGGACAGATAATGGACATGCCTGGGCGCTCTATATGTTGGACACAGCACTGGTCGAACAATGGAAAGTGGATTTGAGTGTGAGTTATGGAATGGATTTTTTGGGGCACGATTTCAACGGCGAATCCTTTTTTCTTCTTTTTACAAAAGACGAGTACAAGCTAGAAGAATTGTATGTGATTAAAATAGATAAGAAAGATGGTAAGCTATCTGATTATCATGTAAATACAGTGCTGCCCATGAGTTTGACTCATTTTGAGGTTATTGGTCATTCGTTGATTTTTGGTGGAGAATCCAGTAATAGACCCGTCGTGCTGTTCTATCAACTAGAAGAAAATAAGCCCAAAGTTCTACCAGGCGTATACAATAACAAAAGTGAGATCATAGATATCATTACCAATGATGAAGCGGGGATTTTTACTGTAATTCTGAATGAAAAAGCACAGAAACGCAACATTACTATTTCGCTGAAGGTTTTTTCTGATGAGGGTAGAACAATACACAAGAGTAGTTTGAAAACAGAATATGAAAAGAGCTTAATCGATGGTGTCCCAACTGAT
This is a stretch of genomic DNA from Reichenbachiella ulvae. It encodes these proteins:
- a CDS encoding M16 family metallopeptidase, with the protein product MKFILEAKKELEYDLVELPNGIRVVHKQVSNTKVSHCAVMLDIGSRDEKEGQQGIAHFWEHMAFKGTKKRKAYHIINRLESVGGELNAYTTKEKICFYATVLDKHLDKSVELLTDITFNSTFPQSQIAKERLVILEEMSMYLDDPEDAIADQLDSLVFKGHTLGDNILGTKESVSAFDSTDFQNFLDQNLDTSRVVFSSLGSYSMDDLLKSINRYLKEVPVIRKNRERVQVNGFSPEKITEHKDITQAHVALGSRAFDTHSDQRIPFFVLNNILGGQSMTSKLNLSLREKHGMVYHAESNFMSFSDTGMFALFYATEPKKVKKSLDIVHKEFERLKNEALGVKQLQMAKEQIKGQLAIAEENNQHYMLMMAKSILNFGKIEPLESIFSKIDHVTAEKLQDLAKEMLNMENMSQLIYIPNK
- a CDS encoding EVE domain-containing protein, whose product is MNYWLVKSEPNAYSWDDLVKLGRDHWDGVRNYAARKHMQTMSEGDHVLFYHSVKEKSIVGIAKVVREHYPDPTTDDDRWVAVDLEPVKKLEKPVTLDQIKAEKELSDMVLLKISRLSVQPVTEFEFNFILKMGAE